AACTAAAGAATGCAAAAACAGAAATGTGTTCCTCTTTATCCAGGATTCTATTTTCCTGTTCGAATCTTGGCTCTTCATCTCTTCAAGGGAAAAGAACACCTTTGGATCAAACCTTTATGAATGAACGAAAAAACAAGCCCGGACGCAAAAGCTCCGGGCCTTTCCTGATTACTCGATTGTTATCCCGTGAATGTAACCGCTGCGGCTTGCCAGTACGACAGTGTTATTATAAACGGCCGGTGAAGCTTCAATATTCACACCCAAGCTCACCTGGTCAATCATTTGACCATTTTCCCCGTTGAGAAGGGTCACATCCCCATTAAAATCACCTTGAATGAGATAGGCATTTCCTTTTTTATCATACACATCAACAGGCGAGCTCCAGGCATAAAAAGGCATATCCCTTGTCCAAACTTCTTCACCCGTTTCTTTGTCCAGCGCAGCCATCAGACCACGGTACCGTCCCCCGTGTCTTGCGATCGTAAAGATAACAACGTCTTCGATTGCCTGTTTACCGAGAACAGGTGTTGCAAGTACCCCTCCGGCTACACCGGGATAATAGAACGCCGAATAACTTTTCTGCCAGACCACTTCACCTGTCATGCCGTTAATTTTCCTTAGGTGACAGTCACCGTCCCGGCCAATGTTATCAACTTCAGTACCTGTATAAAGATAAGGCACGTCATCCACTACTTCAACAACAATAGTGGAGTCTGTATCATCCAGCGGCGGGAGTGCCCATACAGGAGACATGGTCTGCAGGTTCACCGCCATGATGGATCCGCCATTGTCGGCGAAGAAGGCAAGGTTTTTGTAGACAGCAACCGAGTTTTCGATCCCCTGATAGTCATTGCCTTCCACTTCGTAACGAAGCTTCAGTTCATCAGGTGCAACAGAAACAGTTCCGGCATCTTTATCAAACAATGTATTTAACTTCACTTTATAAAAGATACCGTTTTCCCCACCTACTACGAGAGTATCTGTCTTACGGTTAACGAGAGCTGAGCTGTCAAAAGCCCCCCATTCCCTGAATGCAAAACCATCACGTCCTGATATGTGATGAAGCAACGAGCCGTCAATCAGGCTGTAAATGGAAAGACCGAAAGAGTCCTCGTAAGGTACGCCGTCTCCCACATATAACAGGGGATACCCCCGGCTGTCAGCAGATACGCTGCCTTTAATCGGATTTCCCACTTCAATCGGATGTCTTGTCTCTTTTCCTGTCTCCAAGTCAAGAAAATAGACGTTCCCATCGAGAGATCCTTGAATCACTTCAACAAAATCTTCGTCATTGATAAATGGAGAATAAATGTTCATCATTTCCCGAACGTCTTTTTCCCATTTAACTAGGGCCGGCTGTCCTGTCCACCCTGCTCCCCCTCCCCAGTCACTGTTAAAACCTGTCCGGTACTGCCAGGACTCTTCAATTCCAAAAACACCGGTGTCCAACTGTCCGTAAGCAGGTTGATCCCGCATTGGTCCGCCGCGAAAAGTAAGGACCCCTTCAACATTTGTATAATCCTCCGGGAAAACTTCATCCGTTTTTATGTATAAATGCTCTGATTCATTGTTATGTTTAAGGTCAAATGAAATATTGCTGTGATCATAATGTTCAACTTTAAAAGCTGTGAATTCTTTGACTTCCTCTGCCTCTTTTTTATCCAGCTGCTCTCTTTCAGTCAAATCCGCTTTATCAGCCCGGTCACCGGCGTAACTGAAGTATGCAGTTTCTTCCTTTGCTAATAACGTGCCTGAACTGCAGGCCGTCATTAAACACAGCCCAAAAAAGATGAAAACCCCTCTTTTCATCCATCATCCCCCTTACACCCCTTGTTTTTCCAATATATCACAAAACCTCCCTTTTCCGTACTTTTTTCTCTATTATTTAAGACTCTTTTTAAATAAACTTTCGACTTTTCTGACATTAGATGAAGAACGCGAATCCTGCTATAACGAAACAGGGCTTGTGGACCATGGTTCCCTTATGATGACGCGTTGCAATTTGTCTTAATCTGACAGGTTGTAAGACTCACGGACCATCTTTTAGTCAGCATTCAACTAATTACTGTTTTTTCTGATAATTTTAGGTTACGATAATAAAAATACGCTCTTGTGAAGGAGGCAGGATTGTGAAGAACCATGTCTATCTGGAATGTTTGTCAAATGTGACCTCTGCCGACCTTTTGGACTTCGAAAAGGTGAACAGAATGTTTTTTGATGAAATTATTCCGAAGCGCTCTGATTCCGATTACGACCGTGAACCCTTTGAAGATACCCTTTCTTCGTTTTTGCAGGAAATTGAACAGGAAAAGTGCTTTATGTTTGTAGTGAGGAAGACAGAGGATAAGAGGATTGTCGGAAGAGTCAACCTGGTTAATGTGAATGTATCAGAAGATGGTGTAAAAAAAGCAGAGATAGGCTACCGGATTGGGCAGAAATATAAAGGTAAAGGGTATGCGACCCTGGCTGTCCAGCTTGCCAGCCGGATTGCAGCGGCTAAGGATATTAATCTCATAACAGCCGTAACGTTTACTGATAATATCAGTTCTCAGGTTGTTCTTCTAAAGAACGGGTTTCATGAGGCCGGTTTAAAAAAGAATGCGCTTGAGTTTCACGGAGAGTGGCTTGATTCAATCCAGTTTGAAAAGAGGCTCTCAAAATTAAGTTCGTGAGTGAGGGGTGCCGTATTTTTAATATTAATAGAGGCTATCCCAAAAAACGGGACAGCCTCTTACCATTATTAAGCTTTTACCGGCGCACCGTGACAGTAGCTCATCACCATGTGTGTGAGCAGTTCCTCATTTACGTAGACAGGCTTTTCTCCAACCCGCTCCAGCATGGCTTTCGTATTGCTGTCATCAAAGGCTACGTTTTTACTCAAATATGTCTGGAAGACACTTAAAGGTTCATTCCAGCGAAGTTCTTCTGCAGTCAGCTGAGGCAGATAGTCTTTTGGCTTTAACACGACATTATCAAGCTTGAGGGCATTTTTAATGATGGAAAAAATCGCACCATTGGACAGTTCATAACTGTTCGTAATATGGTAGATCTCACCTTTTTCGGCTTCATCAGCTCCTGTTGAGAGAACATTTACAACGTAATCAACCGGGACAAAGTTGGACGGTGTGTTTTCATCACACAGAAACGTATATCTTTTGCTCTGTTCGCCGATTTTTCTTTCCATCCGCTTTTTAAACAATTGAAAGCTTCGCAGCATGCCGTAAAGGGCAAAAGTTGTCTCCGCTTCTCCGGTTTTTGAATCCCCGATTATAATAGAAGGACGGAAAATACTCACATCCAGTCTGTCCCGGTAGGAGTATACGAGATGCTCTGCATGACATTTACTTTCTTCATAACTGTTCACAAATGCGCCGTTCGTATCATGAAGGGTTTCTTTTGCGTATTCTTTCATACCGAGTGTATAAGCGGTACTTACATGAAAGAATTTTTTTGCGCCGATTGTTCCAGCGAAGTCCAGAATATTTCTGGTGCCCTCAACATTAATGTTAAACGACGTTTCTCTCTCTCTGTCATCAAAAGAGAGGTACGCAGCACTGTGGTAGACTATGTCAATTTTGTCTTCCGTAAGCTCTTTTACTTTATCTTCGTCAAGATTAAGAGAGGAATCTGAAAGACTTCCAAAAACAATATTAAATCGTTTCATAAGGCTTTGAGGTATTTTATCCAAGAGCGCCTTCTTTTTCCGCTCGCTTCTGACCAGGGCATATACATGGTGGCCTTTTTCCAGCAGCTTCTCTGTAAGCTTTGAACCAACGAAGCCTGTCGCTCCAGTCACAAAAATCTTCATGTGACCACTCCTTTATCCAAATTTGATAAACAATATATTACAATATAAGTTAATGTTTTTCCTTTTCTGTTAAAAGATGTATTATTTTCTATTGCCAGTGCATTAATTATCAGCAAAATTAACACTTATTCTATAATAACATTGTTTTCCCCTCAACAATAAGGTATATTTGTACATAATTCATTTTGTATACTAAAATAGCCTTTAAATGAGGGTACTATAATGCTATTAAACTTTCAAACACATTACTGTGACAACAATGATGAATGGATTGTCCTTTTCCACGGACTCGGGGGAAACCACTCGATCTTCTATAAACAGATTGAGCCATTCAAAAAACATTTTAATCTGCTATGTATTGATTTTCCCGGTCACGGGGAATCGGGGTCTTTTGACGATCCTGATTATCTGACGCTGACCAGTGAAAAAGTAATTGAACTGATGAACCACCTGAAAATTAAAACAGCACACTTTGTAGGGGTATCCCTTGGAACCATCGTCATGCAGGATATCTCCCTTCGGCACGGGCACCGTATCCGGTCCATGGTTCTTGCCGGCGCTGCTTCAAAATTTTTGAAGTGGGGACAAATTCTCTGCAAGCTGACACTTGCAAAGCCGGTTCGTAAGGTTTTGCCTTATATGCTTCCCTACTCTATCTTTGCATTTTTACTGATGCCAAAGAAAAACCACAGGAAAGCAAGGACAATCTTTATCAGGGAAGCTTTCAAACTCGGAAAGAATGACTACCTGAAATGGGCCCACGTAGCAAAATACGCCTACAAAACGTATGACAGACTCACCCTTAGAAAAAACGTAATACCTAAGCTGTATATCTCAGGTTCCGAGGATCACATGTTCCTAAAGGGAATACAAAAGTTTGTAAAAACCGAAGCCAGCTCTGACCTCACAATTATTCCTGACTGCGGGCATGTATGCAACATTGAAAAAGCCGAAACGTTTAACAAAAAGGCTCTTGCATTCTTAAAGGATATCCGAGCGATCCATCAGCAGCAGAACAGAAAAGTTATCTGAAAAAAGCTGTCCCCGAAGGTCAACAAACCTTTTGGACAGCTTTTTTCATGTTATTGAACTAATGTGCTGTTAAGCAATGACGGTCTGGTTACAAAACGCCCAGTCAGACTCCATCTGCCTGCAAGGTCTCATCTACCCGCTTTTTACCGAAGTCTATTCAGCCAGACTCCGCAGAAAAAAATCTTATGTTAACGTTTTGCACCAGCCTGCCCCTGTTTTATATCCGCACTTTACCAGCTGTCTCTGTCATGAAGTTTTTTATCAGCTCATTTACCCGCGGGGCATTATCACGGTTCGTTGCATGGGCTGCATTTTCAATCACTTCCCATTTTGCCCCGGGGATGGTTTGTGCCATATACTCCTGCTGATGCCTGATGATAATGTCATGCTCTCCCTGGAGAATCAGAGTGGGACAGGATATCGTACTCAGTCTCTCCCGGCAGTCCATCCGGGTCAGGGCAGACCAGATACTGGACCAGTCTTTTTGCGTCAGGGATAATACAGCTTCTTCGATGAAAAGACGGTTTGAAGGATTGTAGCGGGAAAAGTAAATCCCTTGTGCTCTGGCGAAGGCTTTTATCGGGATAAAGTTGAACATGAGCCTCTGGATGGGTATCATCATTTGTTCGTATTTATTAAACCTGAACGAACACGGGGCCCCTATGGCAATAATGCCGGCCACCCGCTCAGGATGCATTATGGCCGTCTGCATGCTGATTATGCCACCCATTGAAAGTCCGCATAGAACAGTTTTTTCAATTGACAGATGATCGAGAAGCTCAATGAGATCCTGGATAAAAATCTCCCCATTAAGCTCCTGGTCCTCTTTGCAACGGGATTTTCCATGTCCGCGCACATCCCACAGGATGACTTTATATTCTTCTTTTAATGCATCAATCTGAGGCTCCCACAGCCGGTGATTCCATGAAGCACCATGAGTAAACAGGATGGGAATCCCTTCTCCGTAAACCTCATAATAGACAGGACCGTTTGTACCGTTTAAGAAAGCCATTCTCAATCCATCCTCCTTATGATGAAGATTTCGATACAGTCTTCTTTTGTTTAATTTTACGACTTACAAAATTGGATAACAATGGGTATTTTTATATTCGATCGAATGAACTCGGGACTCACTGGAATGAATTTTGGATTTGTGATTATAAATCAATGAAGAGACTGTCTGACAATACGGGGTGAACAGATGAATTTCTTGATTACGTGCGCGATCCTGCTGGTTGTTTTATTCTCTTTGAGAGCAACTCAGCGATATTCCAGGCCATCAAAGAGGGCATGGTGGAAAAAATACGTTCCGTCTATGATTACATTTACTGCATCCGCTGTATTTCTCGTGAAAGCTCATTACTTTTCAACCATTTATCAGCCGATTGTTGATATGACGTTCTTTATTCTTTTTGGTGTTTTAAGTATCGTTTCCTTTTTCATTGTCCTGATCTCCCACAGGTTAACAAAAGAAAAATAGAAGAAGGAACAATTTGTAACAAAAACACAACTTCAGTCCCCTTCAAAAATACGAACACCCGTTTTACTCTTAAGTGGGTGATGGTCTATGGAAATACTTGATTACTCTTACTTAAAGAGGCGGGCTATGAAAGCTTGGTTTGATGAGTTCCCGAACAGCCCCGTCATTTTCCGCATAATCGGACATTATTACTTTGTGTACCGGGTGATGTGGTCAAATGACGATCCAATTGTAGAACGTAAATCCTTAATTGAGATGGAGAGACTCATCAACAGGGAACTCGGTACAGAAGATGCCTACCTCAAACGCAAGCGGATGGTGTAATGCCAGTCGCTTTTTTCTTTTTGCACCGGACTTTTCACAGCCCCGGGATTATCGTACAATAGAAGTAGAATGCAATAGAGGTGAAGATCAGTGGCAAACGATCTGTTTATGTGGTTTATTTTCTTATGGTCAATCCTGTTAATAGGTCTTGTGTCTATCGGCGGCTATTTTATGTTCAGGAAGTTTCTTAAAAAGTTGCCTAAAGAAGACGGAAAATCGATTCTTGACTGGCAGGATTACTATATTAATGAAACACTTCATTTATGGTCTGATGAAGATAAAGCGTTTTTAAACGAACTCGTAGAACCCGTTCCGGAACTCTTCCGTGACGTTGCCAAAGGAAAGATTGCAGGTAAAATCGGAGAATTTGCTCTTGAGGAAAAAGCAGATGAAATGACAGAGGATTTAATTATTAAAGGGTACATCGCAGCTACACCAAAACGTGATCACAAATTTCTTGTTAAAAAACTACGGGAGAAAAAGATCGATATCAGTCAGTATGAAGGATATTTTCAGCAGTAGGTATCTAATAGAGGTGTCTCATCAGGTTGCAATAACCCTGTTGAGACACCTTTATTTTGACCAGCCGAAAAGCGAGAAGGGTTTGTCGAAAATTGACTAATTCTCTTTAAACTGTCCAAAGTTCTGCATAAATATCTCTGGATTCTGTATACACGGACCAAAGTTCTCCATAAACACGCTTAAAGTCTGCATAAACACGCTGAAGTTATCCATAACCTACTGGGAATTCATAAGGAAATGCCATATGCGTTGTAAACAGTCTGTTTAAGTATAAAATTAACCCGCTACCAATTAAGGAAGCGGGTTTTCTGTCTGCAATTGCATGGAATTTGCCGTGTTCCGGTCGGTAAGTGTTCTTTGAACTTTTCTGAATTTCATCAGCATGGCAATCCGCCAGGGCAGAATCATTCCAAATGCAAGTACAAAAAACATTCCTGCAAGCTCTTCAACCTGGATTTGGTGGCCAAACGTCAGTTTGAAAATGACACGAAGCAAGAGCAGCCCCACAAGAATAAAAGCAAACGCTTTTGAGCGCATTAAGTAGATATCATTATTGCGTACTTCGAACTTGCTTGTTTTAATAAGCAGGATGGAAAACAAAACCCCTACTGAAAATGCTTCCAAAAACTGCAACGGGGTAATCCTGGCGGGTTCATATACAAACATTAAAAAGCCGGTGCTCATGGCAATCGGCGGGATAATAATTTTTCGGGCGTTTGCGGGCTTTTTCATAGCTCTCATCCGGATCATTAATGCAAAGAGACCCATAATAACGGCTAAAATTGTAAAAACAATACCAAGCAAGGGTTCATCCCCTCCAGACTGTACAATCATAAGATGCTCTATTTATTATATCACCTCGTACAACCCCTTACCAGTTCATTTCAGAACAAAGAAAAAAACAGCCCGGACCCAAAAGCGGATCCAGACCGTTCTATTATTTTACATCATAGCCCTGGTCGTCAATCTCTTCTTTCATGGCCTCGATCGTTACAGTCGAATCATCATACTCAACCGTCACATTTTTTTCTTTAAGATTAACTTCTGCTGCATGGACACCGGACATGTTCGTTAATGCCCCTTCTACAGCTGATTTACAGTGATTGCATGTCATACCTTCTACAAGAATTGTTTCTTTTTTCATCTTTAAATCCCCCTTATTATGAGCGTGAAAACTGTTCAATAACTTTCATAAGTTCATCGATTGCCTCGTCACCTTCACCTTGCTCAACGGCATTTTTTACGCAACCCCGGGTATGGTCTTCCAGCAACGTATAGCCGACTTTTTTTAAAGCTGCGCTGATAGCAGAAAGCTGTACAAGAACATCGATGCAGTAACGATCGTCCTCGATCATTCTCTGAATCCCTCTTACCTGGCCTTCAATACGTTTCATTCTGTTAATGAGCTTTTCTTTTTCATCGGACGTGCGCCTGGTGACAGTATGAGAAGGCACAAGCTCGATATCCAGTTTTTTTGACATCATTCTCACCTCAGTTTCTCTACATTCACCATACCCCCATTAGGTATTCTTTGTCAACTTTCAGTGTCATATTGCTCTTCTATTGCTCTCTTTAAACTAATCAGATGCTCACCATCTTCTTTCTTCAGCATCTTCACCATCAAAGGCCTCATCAGCTTCATTGAAAGCTTCGTCGCCGTAACTTCACCCGTGAACCTTACCCTGGTCTGACTGCCTTTGTCTTCAAAAACATAATGGTAAACAACTTCAAGCCCTTTATTAACACTTTTAATCGAGTATAGGTTCGGCGCTTGATACTTCACGACTTCGAGTACAGCACCGACTTTGCGGTTGCGGAACTCGCGAATTTCTTCAAATTGGGTACCTTCTCTTACAGGTCCCTCCGTGAGCTTGTTTACTTCTACTACGTTGGCTAAAACGTCTGTGCTGTTCTCAAGGTTACTTGCATACGAAAAAACTTCTTCCAGCGGCCGGTCAATCATCACTTCTTCTTTTAAATCCGCCAATGAACCTCAGCTCCTTTATTTTTTCAATTAAAGAGGATTTTCAAGTTTTTGTACTCCTTGTTGCAAGAGATACATTTTATGATAGAGCCCTTCTTCTTTTAACAGGGAGTCGTGAGTACCTCTTTCAACAATTTCACCCTGATGGAGTACAAGAATGTGGTCCGCATCTTTGATTGTCGACAGGCGGTGGGCAATGGCGATGGTCGTCCGTCCCAGTCTCATCTTTTCCAGTGCCTTTTGAATTTCAGTTTCCGTTTCTGTATCCACACTTGCTGTTGCTTCATCAAGAATGAGGATTTTCGGCTTTTTAGCCATCGTTCTTGCAAAGGATAAGAGCTGCCTTTGTCCGCTTGAGAACGTCGATCCCCTTTCACCTACCGGAGAATCATAGCCTTGTGGCATCCGGTCAATAAAGGAGTCGGCATGCACAAATCTTGCTGCGTCTATGACGTCGGCCTCCGAAATCCTGTCATCATACAATTTAATATTATGTCTGATGTCCCCGAA
This DNA window, taken from Alteribacter keqinensis, encodes the following:
- a CDS encoding PQQ-binding-like beta-propeller repeat protein, with translation MKRGVFIFFGLCLMTACSSGTLLAKEETAYFSYAGDRADKADLTEREQLDKKEAEEVKEFTAFKVEHYDHSNISFDLKHNNESEHLYIKTDEVFPEDYTNVEGVLTFRGGPMRDQPAYGQLDTGVFGIEESWQYRTGFNSDWGGGAGWTGQPALVKWEKDVREMMNIYSPFINDEDFVEVIQGSLDGNVYFLDLETGKETRHPIEVGNPIKGSVSADSRGYPLLYVGDGVPYEDSFGLSIYSLIDGSLLHHISGRDGFAFREWGAFDSSALVNRKTDTLVVGGENGIFYKVKLNTLFDKDAGTVSVAPDELKLRYEVEGNDYQGIENSVAVYKNLAFFADNGGSIMAVNLQTMSPVWALPPLDDTDSTIVVEVVDDVPYLYTGTEVDNIGRDGDCHLRKINGMTGEVVWQKSYSAFYYPGVAGGVLATPVLGKQAIEDVVIFTIARHGGRYRGLMAALDKETGEEVWTRDMPFYAWSSPVDVYDKKGNAYLIQGDFNGDVTLLNGENGQMIDQVSLGVNIEASPAVYNNTVVLASRSGYIHGITIE
- a CDS encoding GNAT family N-acetyltransferase yields the protein MKNHVYLECLSNVTSADLLDFEKVNRMFFDEIIPKRSDSDYDREPFEDTLSSFLQEIEQEKCFMFVVRKTEDKRIVGRVNLVNVNVSEDGVKKAEIGYRIGQKYKGKGYATLAVQLASRIAAAKDINLITAVTFTDNISSQVVLLKNGFHEAGLKKNALEFHGEWLDSIQFEKRLSKLSS
- a CDS encoding SDR family oxidoreductase, with the protein product MKIFVTGATGFVGSKLTEKLLEKGHHVYALVRSERKKKALLDKIPQSLMKRFNIVFGSLSDSSLNLDEDKVKELTEDKIDIVYHSAAYLSFDDRERETSFNINVEGTRNILDFAGTIGAKKFFHVSTAYTLGMKEYAKETLHDTNGAFVNSYEESKCHAEHLVYSYRDRLDVSIFRPSIIIGDSKTGEAETTFALYGMLRSFQLFKKRMERKIGEQSKRYTFLCDENTPSNFVPVDYVVNVLSTGADEAEKGEIYHITNSYELSNGAIFSIIKNALKLDNVVLKPKDYLPQLTAEELRWNEPLSVFQTYLSKNVAFDDSNTKAMLERVGEKPVYVNEELLTHMVMSYCHGAPVKA
- a CDS encoding alpha/beta fold hydrolase — translated: MLLNFQTHYCDNNDEWIVLFHGLGGNHSIFYKQIEPFKKHFNLLCIDFPGHGESGSFDDPDYLTLTSEKVIELMNHLKIKTAHFVGVSLGTIVMQDISLRHGHRIRSMVLAGAASKFLKWGQILCKLTLAKPVRKVLPYMLPYSIFAFLLMPKKNHRKARTIFIREAFKLGKNDYLKWAHVAKYAYKTYDRLTLRKNVIPKLYISGSEDHMFLKGIQKFVKTEASSDLTIIPDCGHVCNIEKAETFNKKALAFLKDIRAIHQQQNRKVI
- a CDS encoding alpha/beta fold hydrolase; the protein is MAFLNGTNGPVYYEVYGEGIPILFTHGASWNHRLWEPQIDALKEEYKVILWDVRGHGKSRCKEDQELNGEIFIQDLIELLDHLSIEKTVLCGLSMGGIISMQTAIMHPERVAGIIAIGAPCSFRFNKYEQMMIPIQRLMFNFIPIKAFARAQGIYFSRYNPSNRLFIEEAVLSLTQKDWSSIWSALTRMDCRERLSTISCPTLILQGEHDIIIRHQQEYMAQTIPGAKWEVIENAAHATNRDNAPRVNELIKNFMTETAGKVRI
- a CDS encoding DUF2621 domain-containing protein, which translates into the protein MWFIFLWSILLIGLVSIGGYFMFRKFLKKLPKEDGKSILDWQDYYINETLHLWSDEDKAFLNELVEPVPELFRDVAKGKIAGKIGEFALEEKADEMTEDLIIKGYIAATPKRDHKFLVKKLREKKIDISQYEGYFQQ
- a CDS encoding CcdC family protein, which encodes MLGIVFTILAVIMGLFALMIRMRAMKKPANARKIIIPPIAMSTGFLMFVYEPARITPLQFLEAFSVGVLFSILLIKTSKFEVRNNDIYLMRSKAFAFILVGLLLLRVIFKLTFGHQIQVEELAGMFFVLAFGMILPWRIAMLMKFRKVQRTLTDRNTANSMQLQTENPLP
- the copZ gene encoding copper chaperone CopZ, with amino-acid sequence MKKETILVEGMTCNHCKSAVEGALTNMSGVHAAEVNLKEKNVTVEYDDSTVTIEAMKEEIDDQGYDVK
- a CDS encoding metal-sensitive transcriptional regulator encodes the protein MMSKKLDIELVPSHTVTRRTSDEKEKLINRMKRIEGQVRGIQRMIEDDRYCIDVLVQLSAISAALKKVGYTLLEDHTRGCVKNAVEQGEGDEAIDELMKVIEQFSRS
- a CDS encoding SRPBCC family protein, which translates into the protein MADLKEEVMIDRPLEEVFSYASNLENSTDVLANVVEVNKLTEGPVREGTQFEEIREFRNRKVGAVLEVVKYQAPNLYSIKSVNKGLEVVYHYVFEDKGSQTRVRFTGEVTATKLSMKLMRPLMVKMLKKEDGEHLISLKRAIEEQYDTES